A genomic segment from Plasmodium sp. gorilla clade G2 genome assembly, chromosome: 3 encodes:
- a CDS encoding valine--tRNA ligase, putative — MTILLTLFIIYVCLIGHLTKVYIKENISNRKKIPLNFIRRKHNNTKKNRKFSFNINKNINHFKRSVKREPFFIHKNVRRYVFKRGCFIFNNWNSSKVIKDIYKFIDSCTFFLRKFKSHPSIINVENKKYEKLKERKKEKNELCPNIFITYPSNNAHRNISNKLEHFICKQKDIPKEENILTYDFFKRDEELLNDQNRNDFIKKYYNPSYHFDEHPFEHIYNIKDMEHIYNKSIINYIYDLKRKEEIEYIRNFNKSNYLNSYLLIYPPPNLSGNLHAGHFFNFIHQHIFFLYNKYIIGKYAIPFLGFDHGGLSAHEMFSKHMREEEMDREKYISEIKKWQENLKENMLKDLQNMNITFNDKMLFNTMDKSMVDLINKAFYILYKNNMIINRLYPVYYCKELNTVIPKMDIQFKNAENKDIYNLKCYLVKNKNKIDNIYDDKKYVPTKNENDNHMNNHDITYCCNKHKKKNVTNKTDTCKKINTSEENNMYSNCKCTDFTFTNNDDKYDDKKKEIKNMIEEYDCDEIKFFEKKKFPYYYLNEEELKKKTLINESKYIHINMDNIEDINNLVAILYYSSNKKKYENMYALLPYSNIIIPLIFHKKKNFPTLISGNKKGENRKDSKKEDDSKEQDNNDDDIFLPIYSLEKKHDYSFNINKEKETRQLFFNVAHEKKEHVTYNINNDEKEKENHLINIINCRKKDKDLIFAYYKNYKCNLILSEHLCIKYEELCNIYYNSIVNKNFNILPSNRKNYFLENYETHPKDWILNRQIWYGHSIPLFKYENFITKKEGYEDTEEKKTKNNNNNIVVDDHFNCFVYGRNVDEAYENLIKSNLFKKESIKKEYLKNDDILDSWFSSCLYFLHCLNSNNIDIYDLLKKKKSLVDFTCTGQDILYPWILRSFILLNYFIKNDYLSELFGTKNNYENVNILKGLKKEKDEEYLSSSILSKNIKFHGILKDDVGKKISKSDENSTYYKKYLEDINMDTLRLSFAFLQKNVEDIVWSKNNIYKSEKFIKKFWNVGQFIKQNCDYESYIRMSNVIISDNNNINVNNKDINNIDINNIDINNIDINNIDINNIDDDNKILQFLKTKTQNISNVGIFEAYYYTIHLILRYMKSYNLNKSINLINDFIMNYFSKFFLNYYSSGKSHISNFLIYYIFKGLIKFLYPFIPHICEILYIQIFFKEKEKKQIINTSSPPMLLYDNYKFFTSQKFSLEPKIQNVVSDHFLTFIEIYNFLRKYKKENKEHISNNNTLNIYIKQKKEADIPLAYFKNEEHMLKRAFHMNIIFNSCEDNQLVYSLLNEKESMQGLNTRKVIYDCDRFLVESQV; from the exons atgACAATTCTCCTGACCTTGTTCATAATTTATGTTTGCTTAATTGGTCATTTAacaaaagtatatataaaagaaaatatatcaaaccGGAAAAAAATTCCACTTAACTTTATTAGGAGAAAGCATAATAACACCAAGAAAAACAgaaaattttcatttaatataaataaaaatattaatcatTTTAAAAGAAGTGTTAAGAGGGAacctttttttattcataaaaatgtaaGAAGGTATGTGTTCAAAAGAGgctgttttatttttaacaaTTGGAATAGTAGTAAAGtaataaaagatatttataaatttattgatTCATGTACATTCTTTTTGAGAAAATTTAAATCGCATCCATCCATAATAAatgtagaaaataaaaaatatgagaaattaaaagaaaggaagaaagaaaaaaatgagttATGTCCTAACATATTCATAACATACCCATCAAATAATGCCCATAgaaatatatctaataaattagaacattttatatgtaaGCAGAAGGATATTCCTaaggaagaaaatatattaacatacgatttttttaaaagagaTGAAGAACTTTTAAATGATCAAAATAGAaatgattttataaaaaagtatTATAATCCAAGTTATCATTTTGATGAACATCCATTtgaacacatatataatataaaggaCATGgaacatatttataacaaatctataataaattatatatatgatttaaaaagaaaagaagaaatagaaTACATAcgaaattttaataaatcaaattatttaaattccTATCTTCTAATTTATCCTCCTCCTAATTTGTCAGGAAATTTACATGCAGgtcatttttttaattttatccatcaacatatatttttcctctataataaatatataataggaAAATATGCCATTCCTTTTTtag GATTTGACCATGGAGGTCTGAGCGCACACGAAATGTTTTCCAAACACATGAGAGAGGAAGAAATGGAtagagaaaaatatataagtgaaataaaaaagtggcaagaaaatttaaaagaaaatatgctAAAAGATTtacaaaatatgaatatcacatttaatgataaaatgTTATTTAACACTATGGATAAAAGTATGGttgatttaataaataaagctttttatattctttataaaaataatatgattataaatAGACTTTATCCTGTATATTATTGTAAAGAATTAAATACAGTCATCCCTAAAATGGATATACAATTTAAAAATGCAGAGAATaaagatatttataatttgaaATGTTATttagtaaaaaataaaaataaaatagacaatatatatgatgataaaaaatatgttccTACAAAAAACGAAAATGAtaatcatatgaataatcaTGATATTACATATTGTTGTAacaaacacaaaaaaaaaaatgtaacaaACAAAACTGATacatgtaaaaaaataaatacatctgaagaaaataatatgtactCGAATTGTAAATGTACTGATTTTACATTtacaaataatgatgataaatatgacgacaaaaaaaaagaaattaaaaatatgattgAAGAATATGATtgtgatgaaataaaattttttgaaaaaaaaaaattcccaTATTACTATTTGAACgaagaagaattaaaaaaaaagacctTAATTAATGAAtcgaaatatatacatataaatatggataatataGAAGACATAAATAATCTTGTAGCTatcttatattattcatcaaataaaaaaaagtatgaAAATATGTATGCTTTGTTACCATATtcgaatataataatacctttaatttttcataaaaaaaaaaattttccaACATTGATAAGTGGGAATAAAAAGGGTGAAAATAGAAAAGATAGTAAAAAAGAGGATGATAGCAAAGAAcaagataataatgatgatgatatattCCTTCCTATCTATTCcttagaaaaaaaacatgACTATTcctttaatataaataaagaaaaagagacacgtcaattattttttaacgttgctcatgaaaaaaaagagcatgtgacatataatataaataatgatgaaaaggaaaaagaaaaccatctgataaatataataaattgtcGAAAAAAGGATAAAGACTTAATATTtgcatattataaaaattataaatgcaACTTAATTTTATCAGAACatttatgtattaaatatgaggaattatgtaatatatattataacagtattgttaataaaaattttaatatattacctTCTAATaggaaaaattattttttagaaaatTATGAAACCCATCCAAAGGATTGGATATTAAATCGTCAAATATGGTATGGGCATTCGATacctttatttaaatatgaaaattttataacaaaaaaggAAGGATATGAAGATacagaagaaaaaaaaacaaaaaataataataacaacattGTTGTAGATGATCATTTTAACTGCTTTGTTTATGGAAGAAATGTTGATGAAGCAtatgaaaatttaataaaatcaaatttatttaaaaaagaaagtattaaaaaagaatatttaaaaaatgatgatattttAGATAGTTGGTTTTCTTcatgtttatatttcttacattgtttaaattcaaataatattgatatatatgatttattaaaaaaaaaaaaaagtttggTAGATTTTACCTGCACAGGTCAGGATATTTTATATCCTTGGATATTAAGgagttttattttattaaattactttataaaaaatgattatttGAGTGAATTATTTGGAACGAAGAATAATTATGAGAATGTGAATATTTTGAAAGGATTAAAGAAAGAAAAGGATGAAGAATATTTGTCAAGTAGTATATTATctaagaatataaaattcCATGGTATATTAAAAGATGACGTTGGAAAGAAAATAAGTAAGAGTGATGAAAATAGTActtattataagaaatatttagaagatataaatatggaTACATTGCGTTTATCGTTTGCATTTCTACAAAAGAATGTAGAGGATATAGTATGGTcaaagaataatatttataaaagtgagaagtttataaaaaaattttggaACGTGGGTCAATTTATAAAACAGAATTGTGATTATGAGTCCTACATAAGGATGAGTAATGTAATTATTTctgacaataataatataaatgttaataataaagatattaacaatattgatattaacaatattgatattaacaatattgatattaataatattgatattaataatattgatgatgataataagatTCTTCagtttttaaaaacaaagaCACAAAATATTTCTAATGTTGGTATTTTTGAAGCATATTATTACACaatacatttaatattacGATATATGAAATCATATAACCTGAACAAAAGTATTAATCTAATTAATGATTTTattatgaattatttttccaagttttttttgaattattattcttcTGGTAAAAGTCatatttctaattttttaatttattatatttttaaaggaTTGATAAAATTTTTGTATCCATTCATTCCACATATAtgtgaaatattatatatacagattttttttaaagaaaaggaaaaaaaacaaataataaacacCTCTTCTCCTCCTATGCTTTTATATgacaattataaattttttactaGCCAAAAATTTTCATTAGAACCAAAAATTCAAAATGTTGTATCAGATCATTTTTTGACCTTTAtcgaaatatataattttttaagaaaatataaaaaagagaatAAAGAACACATTTCTAATAACAATAcattgaatatttatattaaacaaaaaaaagaagctGACATTCCTTTagcatattttaaaaatgaagagcATATGTTGAAAAGAGCTTtccatatgaatattatttttaattcatgTGAAGATAATCAATTAGTATATTCTCTTTTAAATGAAAAGGAAAGCATGCAAGGATTAAACACAAGAAAAGTGATATATGATTGTGATAGGTTTCTTGTAGAATCTCAAGTGTAA
- a CDS encoding phosphatidylinositol 3- and 4-kinase, putative encodes MGSSSLPMSQQMYFSTHNALRINEENDVINTLFYEINGSRHISLLIFPFYDVQMLKRLLIKKLNLPGGVKVNDIIIFYKGIKLPNYRIISTYIDNNNNRNDKKKKKKRINKLYWAIKDTNPNASIRVIDSSKNYPEFFEDILNEIKLSFKKNIAPKLTMDGTGGTYLLYNAKKKICSVFKPLDEEAFAPFNPRGYEGKMYQEGFRAGVLSGEGASREIAAYLLDNCYNNFSNVPCTIMVEACNPHFNNKSKLKYVDKETNLKWKCGSLQEFIDSRESVGNYDYKQFSIRDIHKIAILDIRVMNLDRNDGNILVSPLKTLKDSCNQFVYRNSKFASSNNEDILKRIITIDKKPSRYTLIPIDHGLILPHIMDVAEIDLVWFEWPQIKIPLDDEELEVVFSFDPDKDAEKIRNKLLIREDCIRTMRVCTRLLQIGAKMHLTLYEIARISTRKNIDEESILEHLVKDSITQAYQMMDYTSLMSTNRLGYILDLAEIKMNKKKKNIKSKTVEINDDKILNQLYEKNEENIFFNEKRETIPGEESLKNSLSLKKDHQNIQSNIYNKNISSNNIMRDADEMMSINSSSNTTNSIKNVRLANETYKNIYNNNVIKNKNLENIDFMNITNQVNNINLCLNIKKEDNEINNEINNEINNENNEINKENNHMSLQQNNINKSPLNSMTSANNQCANTTQNKNMTIQFKKETLSINSSDHLLNKPLDSLLNEPLDKLLENISAAVSEVSDISNHTSNPSDKIKVDTKVKKKKKKKDCDNMDGHQKDQMDQMDYANCDDGNKINSDGNVINKEDKMINQVKSNLNHNEEEEEEEEEEEEEEEEEEENDDYDVAFKKPSGTIKRISENTGTAYRSMEMNKINSIWMIRDKNNKIINVKWENKIFEKLFFETFENYVKKYINDYHPEWRNYPYNGSKISTTKHAYLNNIK; translated from the exons ATGGGAAGCAGCAGCTTGCCGATGTCCCAACAAATGTATTTTAGTACACACAATGCGTTAAgaataaatgaagaaaatgatgttataaatactttattttatgaaataaatgGAAGTCGGCATATaagtttattaatatttccatTTTATGATGTTCAAATGTTAAAAAGATTATTGATTAAGAAATTAAATTTACCAGGTGGTGTTAAAGTGAAtgatatcattatattttataagggAATAAAATTACCAAATTATCGTATTATAAGTACctatatagataataataataatagaaatgataaaaaaaaaaaaaagaaaagaattaataaattatattggGCTATCAAAGATACTAATCCAAATGCATCTATACGTGTTATTGATAGTTCTAAGAATTATCCAGAATTTTttgaagatatattaaatgaaattaaattatcatttaaaaaaaacattgcTCCTAAATTAACTATGGATGGTACTGGAGGAAcctatttattatataatgcaaaaaaaaaaatatgttctGTCTTTAAACCTTTAGATGAAGAAGCATTTGCTCCTTTCAATCCTCGGGGTTATGAAGGAAAAATGTATCAAGAAGGATTCCGTGCTGGCGTATTATCTGGAGAGGGTGCTAGTAGAGAGATTGCAGCTTATCTATTAGAtaattgttataataattttagtaACGTTCCTTGTACTATTATGGTAGAAGCTTGTAATCctcattttaataataaaagtaaattaaaatatgttgATAAAGAAACCAACTTAAAATGGAAATGTGGATCATTACAAGAATTTATTGATTCTAGAGAAAGCGTAGGGAATTATGATTATAAACAATTTAGTATAAGAGATATTCATAAAATTGCAATCTTAGATATTAGAGTAATGAATCTAGATAGAAATGATGGTAATATATTGGTCTCTCCTTTGAAAACATTAAAAGATTCTTGTAACCAGTTTGTTTATAGAAATAGTAAATTTGCAAGTTCTAATAATGAGGATATCTTGAAGAGAATCATCACTATAGACAAAAAGCCTTCACG aTATACTTTAATACCTATAGATCATGGGCTTATACTACCCCACATTATGGACGTTGCTGAAATTGATTTAGTATGGTTTGAATGGCCCCAAATAAAG aTTCCTTTAGATGATGAAGAGCTGGAAGTTGTCTTTTCGTTTGATCCAGATAAAGATGCCGAAAAAATACGAAACAAATTACTAATAAGAGAAGATTGTATACGTACTATGAGGGTATGTACAAGGCTTTTACAAATAGGAGCAAAAATGCATCTAACCTTATATGAAATAGCAAGGATAAGTACCAGGAAAAATATTGATGAAGAATCGATTCTAGAGCACCTAGTAAAGGATTCAATCACACAG GCTTACCAAATGATGGATTATACATCCCTCATGAGCACAAACAGATTAGGGTACATCCTAGATCTAGCAGaaattaaaatgaataagaaaaaaaaaaatatcaaaagtAAAACCGTAGAAATTAATGATGATAAGATATTAAATCAACtctatgaaaaaaatgaagaaaatattttttttaatgaaaaGAGAGAAACAATACCAGGAGAAGAAAGCTTGAAAAATTCTCTCAGTTTAAAAAAAGATCATCAAAATATACaatcaaatatttataataaaaatattagtagtaataatataatgagaGATGCTGATGAAATGATGTCAATTAACAGTTCTTCAAACACAACCAAtagtataaaaaatgttagaTTAGCAAATGaaacttataaaaatatatacaacaataatgtgataaaaaataaaaacttaGAAAATATTGATTTCATGAATATAACAAACCaagttaataatataaatttgtgtttaaatataaaaaaagaagataatgaaataaataatgaaataaataatgaaataaataatgaaaataatgaaataaataaagaaaataatcatatgagtcttcaacaaaataatataaataaatctcCTTTAAATTCTATGACAAGTGCTAATAACCAATGTGCAAACACaacacaaaataaaaatatgaccATACagtttaaaaaagaaacctTATCAATTAATTCATCAGATCATCTATTAAATAAACCATTAGATAGTTTATTAAATGAACCATTAGATAAGTTGTTAGAAAATATTTCTGCTGCAGTATCAGAAGTATCAGACATTTCTAATCATACATCCAACCCTtctgataaaataaaagtcGATACGAAGGttaagaagaagaagaaaaaaaaagactgTGATAATATGGATGGCCATCAAAAGGATCAAATGGATCAAATGGATTATGCAAATTGTGATGACGgcaataaaattaatagcGATGGTAATGTcataaataaagaagataaaATGATAAACCAGGTGAAAAGTAATTTAAATCATAATGAAGAAGAGGAGgaggaagaagaagaagaggaagaagaggaagaagaagaagaagaaaatgatgatTATGATGTAGCATTTAAAAAACCCTCAGGTactataaaaagaataagtGAAAATACAGGAACAGCATATAGAAGTATGGAGatgaataaaattaattctaTATGGATGATaagagataaaaataataaaatcataaatgtaaaatgggagaataaaatatttgagaaattattttttgaaacatttgaaaattatgtaaaaaaatatattaatgattATCATCCGGAGTGGAGGAATTATCCATATAACGGATCAAAAATATCGACAACAAAACATGCTTatctaaataatataaaatga
- a CDS encoding pre-mRNA splicing factor, putative yields the protein MRGGGFYKGTTTEQTPYFGDKEKKLMEKIVWPEIYNKKIDVNKINFPLIEEWINKRLIEILGFEDDILYEYCISQLKQSKDKKDGEEDKYLNAKKLKINLTGFIGNKKSDLFIEELLELLINEEKNEGHIANTINENKTNEIKQVKNENENIKKNLNNENKDISNKDKEHVRHHKEHDINNINLTKEKEYTNIKRDERKHKRSSSQRSNDYKKKSFNKRKHSIERSLSSKRYDEKNNRRFNNNKHRTDTYNRRRSNHIGYKHNNSYSSSDGKYRNGRSLSSSDISYQHRRRVKKKKINKRHGDSSSEVSNHTYASRYDKERKSIRKRDINLERHKERGHINRDKEGKNKHGDKEGRHKHRDKEGRHKHRDKEERHKHRDKEERHKHRDKERYRNRHNHKRPHYDENKSDSSRNSDDDSDDNNNKMRKNKKHMKRYTSSKSVSDSSNTSINKSSDRSNDRSSSRSSSRSNRRPSSRSSSRSSRRPSSRSNDRSSSRSNDRSSSRSSSRSIRRSNSRPSSRSNNLSDSSNNKSESSEKIKRDKRKEIINSDRNKRNSSIRMSRDIKRKEIDNIMRKKSYRTSKKKMRAWSSSESSDSGEK from the exons atgaggGGAGGAGGTTTTTATAAAGGCACGACCACAGAACAAACACCTTATTTTGGtgataaggaaaaaaaattaatggaAAAAATAGTATGGccagaaatatataataagaaaatagatgtaaataaaattaattttccATTAATAGAAGAATGGATCAATAAAAGGTTAATTGAAATTTTAGGTTTTGAGGATGACATATTATATGAGTATTGTATATCACAGTTGAAGCAAAGTAAAGACAAAAAAG ATGGTGAAGAAGATAAATATCTGAATGCAAAAAaactaaaaataaatttaactGGTTTCATAGGTAATAAGAAAAGTGATTTATTTATCGAGGAATTATTAGAACTGttaataaatgaagaaaaaaatgaaggaCATATTGCTAATAcgataaatgaaaataaaacaaatgaaataaaacaagtgaaaaatgaaaatgaaaatataaaaaaaaatttgaataATG aaaataaagatatcaGTAATAAGGACAAAGAACATGTGAGGCATCACAAGGAACacgatattaataatataaatcttacaaaagaaaaagaatatacaaatataaaacgTGATGAAAGAAAACATAAAAGATCTTCATCACAAAGAAgtaatgattataaaaagaaatcatttaataaaagaaaacattCTATCGAAAGATCCTTATCGAGTAAAAGATATGATGAGAAAAATAACAGacgttttaataataataaacacaGAACAGACACATATAATAGAAGACGTTCTAATCATATTggatataaacataataattcatatagcTCAAGTGATGGTAAATATCGTAATGGTCGTTCTTTATCGAGTAGTGATATATCATATCAACATCGAAGaagagtaaaaaaaaaaaaaataaataaaagacaTGGTGACTCATCATCTGAAGTAAGTAATCATACTTATGCTAGTAGGTATGATAAAGAGAGGAAAAGCATAAGAAAAAGAGACATAAATTTGGAGAGGCATAAAGAAAGAGGACATATAAATAGAGACaaagaaggaaaaaataaacatggAGATAAAGAAGGAAGACATAAACATAGAGATAAAGAAGGAAGACATAAACATAGAGATAAAGAAGAAAGACATAAACATAGAGATAAAGAAGAAAGACATAAACATAGAGATAAAGAAAGATATAGAAATAGACACAATCATAAGAGACCACATTATGATGAAAACAAATCTGACAGTTCAAGAAATAGTGATGATgatagtgatgataataataataaaatgagaaaaaataaaaaacacaTGAAACGTTATACATCATCCAAATCTGTTAGTGATAGTAGTAATACGTCAATTAATAAATCAAGTGATAGATCAAATGATAGATCAAGTAGTAGATCAAGTAGTAGATCAAATAGAAGACCAAGTAGTAGATCAAGTAGTAGATCAAGTAGAAGACCAAGTAGTAGATCAAATGATAGATCAAGTAGTAGATCAAATGATAGATCAAGTAGTAGATCAAGTAGTAGATCAATTAGAAGATCAAATAGCAGACCAAGTAGTAGATCAAATAATCTAAGTGATTCGTCAAATAATAAATCTGAATCTTCAGAAAAAATTAAGCGagataaaagaaaagaaatcaTAAATTCTgatagaaataaaagaaacaG TTCTATAAGAATGTCTAGAGATatcaaaagaaaagaaatagataatataatgcgaaaaaaaagttacagaacttcaaaaaaaaaaatgagagcATGGTCATCGTCAGAAAGTAGTGACTCTGGagaaaagtaa